A stretch of Prosthecodimorpha staleyi DNA encodes these proteins:
- a CDS encoding ABC transporter ATP-binding protein, with protein sequence MTGRVPLFEAEDIVMRFGGVVALRKVSVTQFEGETLGMIGPNGSGKTTFVNVVTGHLAPQEGRVRVAGAEVTRFRPHRMAAAGITRTYQAVRVFRELTVADNIATATVDAPNRMDADEIAATLDWLQLGHRLNVAAGSLTLFEQRRLEILMRLVQRARLIMLDEPVGGLSATEVRAMLQVLGDLRRRTGLFVIEHAMKVIRELADSVVVMLAGEKLMQGTPAEILADKRVVDQYLGRAHA encoded by the coding sequence ATGACCGGCCGCGTTCCCCTGTTCGAAGCCGAAGACATCGTCATGCGCTTCGGCGGCGTGGTCGCCCTGCGCAAGGTCAGCGTCACCCAGTTCGAGGGCGAGACGCTGGGCATGATCGGGCCGAACGGCTCCGGCAAGACGACCTTCGTCAACGTCGTTACCGGCCATCTGGCGCCGCAGGAAGGCCGGGTCCGCGTTGCCGGCGCCGAGGTCACGAGGTTCCGCCCGCACCGGATGGCCGCCGCCGGCATCACCCGCACCTATCAGGCGGTGCGGGTGTTTCGCGAGCTGACCGTCGCCGACAACATCGCCACCGCCACCGTCGACGCGCCGAACCGGATGGATGCGGACGAGATCGCCGCGACGCTCGACTGGCTGCAACTCGGGCACCGCCTGAACGTGGCGGCCGGGTCGCTGACGCTGTTCGAGCAGCGGCGGCTGGAGATCCTGATGCGGCTCGTCCAGCGAGCCCGTCTGATCATGCTCGACGAGCCGGTCGGCGGGCTTTCCGCCACCGAGGTCCGGGCGATGCTGCAGGTGCTCGGCGACCTGCGCCGGCGCACCGGCCTGTTCGTCATCGAGCATGCCATGAAGGTGATCCGCGAACTCGCCGACAGCGTCGTCGTCATGCTGGCGGGCGAGAAGCTGATGCAGGGGACGCCGGCCGAAATCCTCGCCGACAAGCGTGTCGTCGATCAATATTTGGGGCGGGCGCATGCTTGA
- a CDS encoding 4-hydroxyphenylacetate 3-hydroxylase family protein has product MPIRNGAAYLAALKDGRRIHLEGRRVADVTADPAYRGTVASFARLYDFQAAPENRDLMTFETPTGRRVNRAWQLPLSPDDLVQRRRAIEAWSALNFGWLGRSPDHLATALSGLMMGHDVMAQHDARRAVAFRDYFEYARDRDLFVTYVIQNPQADKSKSASSQARDLVLHAVDEDADGITVSGAKMLGTSSVMADEIFVGNIQPLKAGEGAYALSFAMPMATPGIVLLSRRSYEAGVTTSWDYPLSSRFDENDAVVVFDQVKVPWERVFVHGDVDAARTQWHGTPTHVYQNYQSQIRLAVKLRFLVGLARRIAEVNGSAGMPQIEGTLARLAADASIVEGMVAGMEAAGRRFGPYWVPSAHLLYAAQTYTQELYPRFVNTIRDLAGGGVIMLPSSVRDLENPEIRALIEATQVSSATDAVGRVGVMKLAWDALGSEFASRHVQYEMFYAGAPYVNHANMNRTYDWAGATAFADAALALSPRPDWPARAAAE; this is encoded by the coding sequence ATGCCCATCCGCAACGGCGCCGCCTATCTCGCCGCCCTGAAGGACGGCCGCCGCATCCATCTCGAGGGCCGCCGCGTCGCCGACGTGACCGCCGACCCGGCTTATCGCGGCACGGTGGCTTCCTTCGCCCGGCTCTACGACTTCCAGGCCGCGCCCGAGAACCGCGACCTGATGACCTTCGAGACCCCGACCGGGCGGCGCGTCAACCGCGCCTGGCAGCTGCCCCTGTCGCCCGACGATCTGGTCCAACGTCGCCGCGCCATCGAGGCCTGGTCGGCGCTCAATTTCGGCTGGCTCGGCCGGTCGCCCGACCATCTGGCCACCGCCCTGTCCGGCCTGATGATGGGGCACGACGTGATGGCGCAGCACGATGCCCGGCGCGCGGTCGCGTTCCGCGACTACTTTGAGTACGCGCGCGACCGCGACCTCTTCGTCACCTACGTGATCCAGAACCCGCAGGCCGACAAGTCCAAGTCGGCGTCGTCCCAGGCGCGCGACCTTGTGCTCCATGCGGTCGACGAGGACGCCGACGGCATCACCGTCAGCGGCGCCAAGATGCTCGGCACCAGTTCGGTCATGGCGGACGAGATTTTCGTCGGCAACATCCAGCCGCTGAAGGCGGGCGAGGGCGCCTATGCGCTCAGCTTCGCCATGCCGATGGCCACGCCCGGCATCGTGCTCCTGTCGCGCCGCTCCTACGAGGCCGGCGTTACCACGTCCTGGGACTATCCGCTGTCGAGCCGGTTCGACGAGAACGACGCCGTCGTGGTCTTCGACCAGGTCAAGGTCCCGTGGGAGCGCGTCTTCGTCCATGGCGACGTCGACGCCGCGCGGACGCAATGGCATGGCACGCCGACGCATGTCTATCAGAACTACCAGTCGCAGATCCGCCTTGCGGTAAAGCTCCGCTTCCTGGTCGGGCTCGCCCGCCGGATCGCCGAAGTCAACGGGTCGGCCGGCATGCCGCAGATCGAGGGCACGCTGGCGCGGCTCGCGGCCGACGCGTCGATCGTGGAGGGCATGGTCGCCGGCATGGAAGCGGCGGGCCGTCGCTTCGGCCCCTACTGGGTCCCGTCCGCGCACCTTCTCTACGCGGCGCAGACCTACACGCAGGAGCTCTACCCGCGCTTCGTCAACACCATCCGGGATCTCGCCGGCGGCGGCGTCATCATGCTGCCCTCGTCGGTGCGCGACCTGGAAAACCCCGAGATCCGCGCCCTGATCGAGGCGACGCAGGTCTCCTCGGCGACGGATGCGGTCGGTCGCGTCGGCGTCATGAAGCTCGCCTGGGACGCGCTCGGATCCGAATTCGCGTCCCGGCACGTGCAGTACGAGATGTTCTATGCCGGGGCCCCCTACGTGAACCACGCCAACATGAACCGCACCTACGACTGGGCCGGCGCGACCGCCTTCGCCGACGCGGCCCTCGCCCTTTCGCCCCGCCCGGACTGGCCCGCGCGGGCTGCCGCCGAATAG
- a CDS encoding ABC transporter ATP-binding protein has product MLEISSLTIRYGAFLAVDGLDIVIGKGEIVGLIGPNGAGKTSTVKALGGLIRPAAGRIAFRGRDLAAVPAHERITLGLSIVPEGRGIFARMSVEENLLMGAYAFDGANKAARMRRVYDLFPILAERRWQAAGTMSGGQQQMLAVSMGLMAEPEMIVLDEPSLGLAPIVIEEIGKALIRLREAGVTVFLVEQNATLTADVSDRIYVMSNGTVLHHGTAEEITRNEDMLGALL; this is encoded by the coding sequence ATGCTTGAGATCAGCAGCTTGACCATTCGCTACGGCGCCTTCCTGGCGGTCGACGGCCTCGACATCGTCATCGGCAAGGGGGAGATCGTCGGCCTGATCGGTCCCAACGGGGCCGGCAAGACCTCGACCGTCAAGGCGCTCGGCGGCCTCATCAGGCCCGCCGCCGGGCGCATCGCCTTTCGCGGCCGCGATCTCGCCGCCGTGCCGGCGCATGAGCGCATCACCCTCGGCCTGTCGATCGTGCCCGAGGGAAGGGGAATCTTCGCGCGCATGTCGGTGGAGGAAAACCTCCTGATGGGCGCCTATGCGTTCGACGGCGCCAACAAGGCGGCCCGGATGCGCCGGGTCTACGACCTGTTCCCGATCCTGGCCGAGCGCCGCTGGCAGGCGGCCGGCACCATGTCGGGCGGCCAGCAGCAGATGCTCGCCGTCTCCATGGGGCTGATGGCCGAGCCCGAGATGATCGTCCTTGACGAACCCTCGCTCGGCCTCGCGCCGATCGTCATCGAGGAGATCGGCAAGGCGCTGATCCGCCTGCGCGAGGCCGGCGTCACCGTGTTCCTGGTCGAGCAGAACGCCACCCTGACCGCCGACGTGTCCGACCGCATCTATGTGATGAGCAACGGCACCGTGCTGCACCACGGCACCGCCGAAGAGATCACCCGCAACGAGGACATGCTCGGCGCCCTGCTCTGA
- a CDS encoding SDR family NAD(P)-dependent oxidoreductase: MSGRLAGRMALITGASRGIGAATARAFAAEGADVAFCHDDDDEGAEAVLAAIAAAGRRGFAWRIDIGSEEACRDLFAKAEAALGRVDILMNNAGVSEEALVEDISMASLRWMLRVHLEATFLLSQLAYRSMKPRGAGRIINVTSQLAYKGAPGLAHYSAAKAGVVGFTRAFAQEAAPHGVLVNAIAPGPIDTRLNDTLSPEWKAWKIGGLPLRRFGRPEEIAPTAVMLASADGDFYVGQTLSPNGGDVFL, from the coding sequence ATGAGCGGCCGTCTCGCAGGGCGCATGGCGCTGATCACCGGCGCAAGCCGCGGCATCGGCGCCGCGACGGCACGCGCCTTCGCGGCCGAGGGCGCGGACGTCGCCTTCTGCCATGACGACGACGACGAAGGCGCCGAGGCGGTCCTGGCCGCCATCGCGGCGGCCGGGCGACGCGGCTTCGCATGGCGGATCGACATCGGCTCCGAAGAGGCCTGCCGCGACCTCTTCGCCAAGGCGGAGGCCGCGCTCGGACGGGTCGACATCCTGATGAACAATGCGGGAGTGAGCGAGGAGGCGCTGGTCGAGGACATCTCGATGGCCTCGCTGCGCTGGATGCTGAGGGTCCATCTGGAGGCGACCTTCCTGCTGTCGCAGCTCGCCTACCGGTCCATGAAGCCGCGCGGCGCGGGACGGATCATCAACGTCACGTCGCAGCTCGCCTACAAGGGCGCGCCCGGCCTCGCCCACTACAGCGCTGCGAAGGCCGGGGTGGTCGGCTTCACGCGCGCCTTCGCGCAGGAGGCGGCGCCGCACGGCGTCCTGGTCAACGCCATCGCGCCGGGCCCGATCGACACCCGCCTCAACGACACCCTGTCGCCGGAATGGAAGGCCTGGAAGATCGGCGGCCTGCCGTTGCGCCGCTTCGGCCGGCCGGAGGAGATCGCGCCGACCGCCGTGATGCTGGCATCCGCGGACGGCGACTTCTATGTCGGGCAGACGCTGTCGCCGAATGGCGGCGACGTCTTCCTGTGA
- a CDS encoding polysaccharide deacetylase family protein, translating to MIDDRDYVGYADNPPDPQWPGGARIAVNINLNYEAGGERSLMDGDGVSEGVLNDIGQPSLDGLRSPLVESVFAYGSRVGAWRLLDLFRRFDVKVCLLAVARAAARNPRLVRAYAAEGHEIVSHHYRWLDYQVMPEAEEREHIRLAFETLEQVAGVAPVGWMTGRPGANTRRLLVETGRLLYDRDSLADELPYWVTVSDRRHLVVPYSFETNDNRFDQNHGFSTGDDFARYMIDCFETLYAEGADRPKMMSLALHDRLIGRPGRITGLVRFLDHIRSRDKVWVATGKDIAEHWMRVHPA from the coding sequence ATGATCGACGACCGCGACTATGTCGGCTACGCCGATAATCCGCCGGACCCGCAATGGCCGGGCGGCGCGCGCATCGCGGTCAACATCAATCTGAACTACGAGGCCGGCGGCGAGCGCTCGCTGATGGACGGGGACGGCGTTTCGGAAGGCGTGCTCAACGACATCGGACAGCCCTCGCTGGACGGCCTGCGCAGCCCGCTGGTGGAGTCCGTCTTTGCCTACGGGTCGCGCGTCGGCGCCTGGCGGCTGTTGGACCTGTTCCGGCGTTTCGACGTGAAAGTCTGCCTGCTCGCCGTCGCCCGGGCGGCCGCGCGCAATCCGCGGCTCGTGCGCGCCTATGCTGCGGAGGGGCACGAGATCGTCAGCCACCACTATCGCTGGCTCGACTACCAGGTGATGCCCGAGGCCGAGGAGCGCGAGCATATCCGCCTCGCTTTCGAGACGCTGGAGCAGGTGGCCGGGGTCGCACCGGTCGGCTGGATGACGGGCCGGCCGGGCGCCAACACCCGGCGCCTCCTGGTCGAGACGGGCCGGCTTCTCTACGACCGCGACTCGCTCGCCGACGAACTGCCCTACTGGGTCACGGTGTCGGACCGCAGGCATCTGGTCGTGCCCTATTCCTTCGAGACCAACGACAACCGGTTCGACCAGAACCACGGCTTCTCAACCGGCGACGATTTCGCCCGCTACATGATCGACTGCTTCGAGACGCTCTACGCAGAGGGCGCGGACCGGCCGAAGATGATGTCGCTCGCCCTGCACGACCGGCTGATCGGACGGCCCGGGCGGATCACCGGGCTGGTCCGGTTCCTCGACCACATCCGCAGCCGCGACAAGGTCTGGGTGGCGACCGGCAAGGACATCGCCGAGCACTGGATGCGGGTGCATCCGGCCTGA
- a CDS encoding NAD-dependent epimerase/dehydratase family protein yields the protein MRLLLTGAAGFVGRHLARRLAQDGHEVLGTDLSADPSGGWTGLDLRDRPAVIAALAEARPDLVVHAGAISGPMLARGEPALMFDVNVTGTLSVLEAMRRASVPRLVHFSSNAVYRDRPDREPVREDWATGKTDPYGASKVAAEAIVAAYAASAGIDTWMLRIASIYGPGRTSPYLVSDLIAAGRSGGSVVVTDERSNMRQFVAVEDVVEAVAAAVGTPAGGCVPVNITGGEYLSEAAIGAMVCAHLPALRLDVVADKGENGDGAIGPLDLARARDRLGYRPAIPIAAGIARLVGGA from the coding sequence GTGCGGCTATTGCTCACCGGCGCGGCCGGTTTCGTCGGGCGTCACCTCGCCCGGCGGCTGGCGCAGGACGGGCACGAGGTGCTCGGCACCGATCTTTCCGCCGACCCGTCCGGAGGCTGGACCGGGCTCGACCTGCGCGACCGGCCGGCCGTGATCGCCGCGCTCGCCGAGGCCCGGCCCGACCTCGTCGTCCATGCCGGCGCGATCTCCGGCCCGATGCTGGCGCGCGGCGAGCCGGCGCTGATGTTCGACGTGAACGTCACCGGCACATTGTCCGTCCTGGAGGCCATGCGCCGGGCATCGGTGCCGCGGCTGGTGCATTTCTCCTCCAACGCGGTCTACCGCGACCGGCCGGATCGCGAGCCCGTTCGTGAGGACTGGGCCACCGGCAAGACCGATCCCTATGGCGCCAGCAAGGTCGCGGCCGAAGCCATCGTCGCCGCCTATGCGGCCAGCGCCGGGATCGACACCTGGATGCTGCGGATCGCATCGATCTACGGGCCGGGGCGGACATCGCCCTACCTCGTCTCGGACCTGATCGCGGCCGGACGGTCCGGCGGATCGGTCGTGGTCACGGACGAGCGCTCCAACATGCGGCAGTTCGTGGCGGTCGAGGATGTGGTCGAGGCCGTCGCCGCGGCGGTCGGAACGCCTGCGGGCGGCTGCGTGCCCGTCAACATCACGGGCGGCGAGTATCTGTCGGAGGCCGCGATCGGCGCGATGGTGTGCGCCCATCTGCCGGCGCTCCGGCTCGACGTGGTCGCCGACAAGGGCGAGAACGGCGACGGGGCGATCGGCCCGCTCGATCTCGCCCGCGCCCGCGACCGTCTCGGCTACCGCCCGGCGATCCCGATCGCGGCCGGGATCGCCCGGCTCGTCGGCGGGGCGTGA
- a CDS encoding branched-chain amino acid ABC transporter permease — MTDALRKHGRGLVVFAAAAYALPLLLAGNRYFAFIGGIALLHVVWTAGMSLLYGYAGLMPLMFAGIAGISAYAAVGLMAAGFSFWTALPIAALFAALVGVGLGLPALRLKGFYFTLCSLVIQTVITLAFVYFVNLTNGDTGISQIAPPAWFGGPLQGVGFDLVLATLAVGAMVALVLIVEAPFGRRLVAVREDDELAEMLGIDVVRQKLAAFFVGSLFAAVGGAFYAPYVGFVSPRSFDVLLSLNIWLMVAFGGRGTIWGAVVGTVLLAPLPFLLQDYYKVKDVIYGLLIIGVIVLLPGGILGGLGGRAAAGTKSPGLRRKEAA; from the coding sequence ATGACCGACGCCCTCCGCAAACACGGCCGCGGCCTCGTGGTCTTCGCTGCCGCCGCCTATGCGCTGCCGCTGCTGCTGGCCGGCAACCGCTACTTCGCCTTCATCGGCGGGATCGCGCTCCTGCATGTCGTGTGGACCGCCGGCATGAGCCTGCTCTACGGTTATGCCGGCCTGATGCCGCTGATGTTCGCCGGCATTGCGGGCATCAGCGCCTATGCGGCGGTCGGCCTGATGGCGGCGGGCTTCTCGTTCTGGACGGCGCTGCCGATCGCCGCGCTGTTCGCCGCCCTGGTCGGCGTCGGGCTCGGCCTGCCGGCGCTGCGGCTGAAGGGCTTCTACTTCACGCTCTGCTCGCTGGTGATCCAGACCGTGATCACGCTGGCCTTCGTCTATTTCGTCAACCTGACCAACGGCGACACCGGCATCTCGCAGATCGCGCCGCCGGCCTGGTTCGGCGGGCCGCTGCAGGGGGTCGGCTTCGATCTCGTCCTGGCGACGCTGGCGGTCGGCGCCATGGTGGCGCTGGTGCTGATCGTCGAGGCGCCCTTCGGCCGCCGGCTGGTGGCGGTGCGAGAGGACGACGAACTGGCCGAAATGCTCGGCATCGACGTGGTCCGCCAGAAGCTCGCCGCCTTCTTCGTCGGCTCGCTCTTTGCCGCCGTCGGGGGCGCCTTCTACGCGCCCTATGTCGGCTTCGTATCGCCGCGCAGCTTCGACGTGCTGCTCAGCCTCAACATCTGGCTGATGGTCGCCTTCGGCGGCCGCGGCACGATCTGGGGCGCGGTCGTCGGCACGGTGCTGCTGGCGCCGCTGCCCTTCCTGCTGCAGGACTATTACAAGGTGAAGGACGTGATCTACGGCCTGCTCATCATCGGCGTGATCGTGCTGCTGCCGGGCGGCATCCTGGGCGGCCTCGGCGGCCGCGCCGCCGCCGGCACGAAGTCCCCGGGCCTCAGACGCAAGGAGGCCGCATGA
- a CDS encoding hydantoinase/oxoprolinase family protein, with protein sequence MTYRIAVDIGGTFSDVALEREDGSIAIHKAPSTPDDPVAGVLAALDAAAAADGTSRRAILAAAEVFIYTSTKAINAIVTGSGARTAFVTTAGHPDILLLREGGRTEPFDYTVPFPAPLVPRRLTFQVAERIDAAGRILAPLDPVGLERLAEAVVRERIEAVAVCLLWSIVNPAHELAVGRFLAERFPDLPVTLSHQLNPCLREYRRASSACLDAVLKPLMTAHLAAFETRLRQEGFTGTALAVTSQGGVVPIAAMARAPIHALNSGPAMAPVAGRAFAEADAGSATAVVIDTGGTTFDVSLVADGRLPATQELWIGGRYRGHITGFPSVDVSSVGAGGGSIAGVDEGGLLQVGPASAGAVPGPACYGRGGTAATVTDAALVLGYLDPAGFLGGRMPLDAALARAAIEPLAAALDIGIEDAAAAILEVAGEQMVQAIEEVTIRRGVDPARAVLVAGGGAAGLGAIELGRRLGCRAVLFPAMAPAMSAVGALLSDMLREVRVTRFARLDSLSGADLAQIGEDLSARLAAETAGDGAEPRLEYFLEGRYERQIWEIEIPLGAGMPGPGDLAAIRAAFDATHARLYGIGDPRSAVEVVSWGLRARTVQRAGRDLPRAEAEPPRPGSRRRRAVFAGIGAIAVPVLTPADIGHAVPGPLIVESAYTTIVVPPGAEIGVTAHGLMATIRQASGEIGPREAAA encoded by the coding sequence ATGACCTACCGGATCGCCGTGGACATTGGCGGCACGTTCTCGGACGTGGCGCTCGAGCGCGAGGACGGGTCGATCGCGATCCACAAGGCGCCCTCGACGCCGGACGATCCCGTCGCGGGCGTCCTCGCCGCGCTCGATGCGGCCGCGGCCGCGGACGGCACCAGCCGCCGGGCCATCCTCGCCGCCGCGGAGGTCTTCATCTACACCAGCACCAAGGCGATCAACGCCATCGTGACGGGCAGCGGCGCGCGGACCGCCTTCGTGACCACGGCCGGCCATCCCGACATCCTGCTCCTGCGCGAAGGCGGCCGGACCGAGCCCTTCGACTACACCGTGCCGTTCCCGGCCCCGCTGGTCCCGCGACGCCTGACCTTCCAGGTCGCGGAGCGGATCGATGCCGCCGGCCGCATCCTGGCGCCGCTCGATCCCGTCGGACTGGAGCGGCTGGCGGAGGCGGTGGTGCGCGAGCGCATCGAGGCGGTCGCGGTCTGCCTGCTCTGGTCGATCGTCAATCCGGCGCACGAACTGGCGGTCGGCCGCTTCCTGGCCGAACGCTTCCCGGACCTGCCCGTCACGCTCTCGCACCAGCTCAATCCGTGTCTGCGCGAATACCGGCGGGCCTCCTCGGCCTGCCTCGACGCGGTGCTGAAGCCGTTGATGACGGCGCATCTCGCCGCGTTCGAAACGCGTCTGCGGCAGGAAGGCTTCACCGGGACCGCGCTGGCCGTCACCTCCCAGGGCGGTGTCGTCCCGATCGCCGCGATGGCGCGGGCGCCGATCCATGCGCTGAATTCCGGCCCCGCCATGGCGCCCGTCGCGGGCCGTGCCTTCGCCGAGGCCGATGCCGGCAGCGCCACCGCGGTCGTGATCGACACCGGCGGCACCACCTTCGACGTCAGCCTGGTCGCCGACGGCCGGTTGCCGGCGACCCAGGAACTCTGGATCGGCGGGCGCTATCGCGGCCACATCACCGGATTTCCCTCGGTCGACGTGTCGAGCGTCGGTGCCGGCGGCGGCTCGATCGCCGGGGTCGACGAGGGTGGATTGCTGCAGGTCGGCCCGGCCAGCGCCGGCGCCGTGCCGGGTCCGGCCTGCTACGGCCGGGGCGGCACGGCCGCGACGGTGACCGATGCCGCGCTGGTCCTCGGTTATCTCGATCCGGCCGGGTTCCTGGGCGGGCGCATGCCGCTCGACGCCGCGCTCGCACGCGCCGCGATCGAACCCTTGGCGGCCGCGCTCGACATCGGGATCGAGGACGCGGCCGCGGCAATCCTGGAGGTCGCCGGCGAGCAGATGGTCCAGGCGATCGAGGAGGTCACCATCCGGCGCGGCGTCGATCCGGCGCGCGCCGTCCTGGTCGCCGGCGGCGGCGCGGCCGGCCTCGGTGCGATCGAACTGGGGCGGCGGCTCGGCTGCCGGGCGGTGCTGTTTCCCGCCATGGCGCCGGCCATGAGCGCGGTCGGCGCCCTCCTGTCCGACATGCTGCGGGAGGTCCGGGTCACGCGCTTCGCGCGGCTCGACAGCCTCTCCGGCGCGGATCTCGCGCAGATCGGCGAAGACCTGTCGGCGCGGCTCGCCGCCGAGACGGCGGGCGACGGCGCCGAACCGAGGCTCGAATATTTCCTGGAGGGTCGCTACGAACGGCAGATCTGGGAGATCGAGATCCCACTCGGCGCCGGCATGCCCGGGCCCGGCGACCTGGCGGCCATCCGCGCCGCCTTCGACGCGACGCATGCCCGGCTCTACGGCATCGGCGACCCGCGCTCGGCCGTCGAGGTGGTCTCCTGGGGGCTCCGGGCACGCACGGTGCAGCGTGCCGGGCGGGACCTGCCGCGGGCCGAAGCCGAGCCGCCGCGCCCCGGATCCCGCCGCCGCCGCGCGGTTTTCGCAGGGATCGGGGCGATCGCCGTCCCGGTGCTGACGCCGGCCGATATCGGCCATGCGGTGCCAGGGCCGCTGATCGTGGAATCCGCCTACACCACCATCGTGGTCCCGCCCGGCGCCGAGATCGGCGTCACGGCGCACGGGCTGATGGCGACCATCCGCCAAGCGAGCGGCGAAATCGGACCCCGGGAGGCCGCAGCATGA
- a CDS encoding hydantoinase B/oxoprolinase family protein: MTTTPLVRRHHRDPVALAILKNRFEAIARKMAHTLLKTGRSGVLNTARDFSCGILTADGELVTGAECYPIHVLRGPDLMHATMKAFHPDLRPGDAVLHNSPYHGNTHAADHAIMIPVFDDRGRHRFTTLVKAHQADCGNSIPTTYVGTARDVYEEGAVIFPAVLVQRDYRDIDDIIRMCEMRIRVPEQWRGDYLAALGAARIGEQELLDLGAERGWDALEDHTRAWFDYSERRMVSALGRLASGRAVAAGTHDAIPGTPPGGIRVQADVTIDAGAGRVTIDLTDNPDRMPNGLNLSQGCALSAAIVGIFNCIDHTVPPNAGSLRRIEVKLRENCCVGIPRHPTSVSVATTNLSDRLSCAVQRAVAEIDPRFGMADGGPPFPPVAGVLSGFEPDTGAPYCNGILFAGSGGPGNPYTDGWVTLLSMGNAGMPQMHSIEVAEIQHPIVIHDRAIVPDTGGDGRRRGAPGTLTRFGPTAAPVEVGYVSDGTVHPAEGVGGGLPGGPSRQWRVRADGSEEILPTYGQVVLQPGESLISITAAGGGCGDPLEREVERVAEDVAEGWVTPARARSVYAVVCAADGTLDPAATAAERAARRAAA; the protein is encoded by the coding sequence ATGACCACCACGCCGCTCGTCCGCCGCCATCATCGCGACCCGGTCGCGCTCGCCATCCTGAAGAACCGCTTCGAGGCGATCGCCCGCAAGATGGCGCATACGCTCCTGAAGACCGGGCGGTCCGGCGTGCTCAACACGGCGCGCGACTTCTCCTGCGGGATCCTCACCGCCGACGGCGAACTGGTCACCGGCGCGGAGTGCTATCCGATCCACGTCCTGCGCGGACCGGACCTGATGCACGCCACCATGAAGGCGTTCCATCCGGATCTGCGCCCCGGCGATGCCGTGCTGCACAATTCGCCCTATCACGGCAACACCCATGCGGCCGACCACGCCATCATGATCCCGGTCTTCGACGACCGGGGCCGGCATCGGTTCACCACGCTCGTCAAGGCCCACCAGGCCGATTGCGGCAACTCGATCCCGACCACCTATGTCGGCACCGCGCGCGACGTCTACGAAGAGGGCGCCGTGATCTTCCCGGCGGTGCTGGTGCAGCGCGACTACCGGGACATCGACGACATCATCCGGATGTGCGAGATGCGCATCCGCGTGCCCGAGCAGTGGCGCGGCGACTATCTCGCGGCGCTGGGCGCCGCACGGATCGGCGAGCAGGAGCTTCTGGACCTCGGTGCCGAGCGCGGCTGGGATGCGCTGGAGGACCACACCCGGGCCTGGTTCGACTATTCGGAACGCCGGATGGTCTCGGCACTCGGCCGCCTGGCGTCCGGGCGCGCGGTCGCGGCAGGCACCCACGACGCTATTCCGGGGACGCCGCCCGGCGGCATCCGGGTGCAGGCCGACGTCACCATCGACGCCGGGGCAGGGCGCGTGACGATCGACCTGACCGACAATCCGGACCGCATGCCGAACGGCCTGAACCTGTCGCAGGGCTGCGCGCTGTCGGCCGCGATCGTCGGCATCTTCAACTGCATCGACCATACCGTGCCGCCCAATGCCGGCAGTCTGCGCCGCATCGAGGTGAAGCTGCGCGAGAACTGCTGCGTCGGCATCCCGCGCCACCCGACCAGCGTCTCGGTGGCGACGACCAACCTCTCGGACCGGCTGAGCTGCGCGGTCCAGCGCGCCGTGGCCGAGATCGATCCGCGCTTCGGCATGGCCGATGGCGGGCCCCCGTTCCCGCCCGTGGCCGGCGTGCTGTCGGGCTTCGAACCGGATACCGGCGCGCCCTACTGCAACGGCATCCTGTTCGCCGGCAGCGGCGGCCCCGGCAACCCGTATACCGACGGCTGGGTGACGCTTCTGTCCATGGGCAATGCCGGCATGCCGCAGATGCATTCGATCGAGGTCGCCGAAATCCAGCACCCCATCGTGATCCACGATCGCGCCATCGTGCCGGATACCGGCGGCGACGGACGGCGCCGGGGCGCGCCGGGCACGCTGACACGCTTCGGTCCGACCGCGGCCCCCGTCGAGGTCGGTTATGTCAGCGACGGCACGGTGCATCCGGCCGAGGGCGTCGGCGGCGGACTGCCGGGCGGGCCGTCGCGCCAGTGGCGGGTGAGGGCGGACGGGAGCGAGGAAATCCTGCCGACCTACGGACAGGTGGTGCTGCAGCCGGGCGAGAGCCTGATCTCGATTACGGCGGCGGGCGGCGGCTGCGGCGACCCGCTCGAGCGCGAGGTCGAGCGGGTGGCGGAAGATGTCGCCGAGGGCTGGGTGACGCCGGCGCGGGCGCGGTCCGTCTATGCGGTCGTGTGCGCGGCGGACGGAACGCTCGACCCGGCGGCGACCGCCGCGGAGCGGGCCGCCCGGAGGGCCGCGGCATGA